Proteins co-encoded in one Nothobranchius furzeri strain GRZ-AD chromosome 4, NfurGRZ-RIMD1, whole genome shotgun sequence genomic window:
- the LOC129159782 gene encoding uncharacterized protein: protein MMAASQKFLLRVYSTTDVVVKVSLTKRPESVEELITILREKLNPRLDFEFTLQYEDPDFDGQLTCLHDIQELLEKSTLKIVRSESDASSCASSDTDILPHVPLAQRLKCWPDTFPVPTFSYEVEHVLEKGNKAYEMSGKQLKLTRAQKHNILETMASVMHTFKAYPSDRDVCLAAKALVTTHPCLNEPGSYGWKTSLKFKMGNYRTKLARAGCAEVSVNAGRRSINNPEGEYPHSNIKRARKAEVNYLPNFPRGEDKASLEELRVQIKNEVEKTEPNKVMIEKLMQTTFALRRHEIVQENPMVKDFLEKWPALRFHSQVCAEFHRVTNINLQKQFYAELDRHTPRLMALYRQKATCTGKISEALRNFLNHYDHQEAPDVDVKRTAVLRALPVYLREEDPEFFKTCDAGTLDETNLTDTPVALLTVVADGSAETSPVHFSPSSMAVVVEGDLVIRDIARFADAYALLFGLIYALHLDYPRKLVHTFTFVQKVFMGLDDGKPLKPSLHALRNDLLQSE from the exons ATGATGGCAGCATCTCAGAAATTCCTGCTGAGAGTTTACAGCACTACAGATGTTGTTGTGAAGGTTTCTCTAACTAAGCGGCCTGAGTCAGTGGAAGAACTAATCACCATACTCCGGGAGAAGCTCAACCCAAGGCTGGACTTTGAGTTTACCTTACAATACGAAGACCCTGACTTTGATGGGCAACTTACCTGTCTACATGATATTCAAGAGCTACTAGAGAAGAGCACATTAAAAATAGTGCGATCCGAAAGTGATGCCAGTTCTTGTGCaagttctgacacagacatccttccTCATGTGCCTTTAGCTCAGCGTCTGAAGTGTTGGCCTGACACTTTCCCAGTACCTACCTTTTCTTACGAAGTCGAACATGTCCTTGAGAAGGGAAATAAAGCCTACGAGATGTCTGGAAAGCAACTGAAATTGACACGAGCCCAAAAGCACAACATCTTGGAGACCATGGCTTCAGTGATGCACACCTTCAAAGCCTATCCGAGTGACAGAGATGTGTGTTTGGCAGCAAAAGCTCTTGTTACCACTCATCCATGTCTTAATGAGCCTGGAAGTTATGGTTGGAAGACCAGTTTAAAATTTAAGATGGGAAATTACCGCACCAAGCTAGCCAGAGCCGGATGCGCGGAGGTGTCCGTGAATGCTGGTAGAAGGAGTATCAACAACCCAGAAGGAGAGTATCCCCACTCCAACATAAAAAGAGCACGAAAAGCTGAGGTAAACTACCTCCCAAACTTTCCAAGAGGAGAAGATAAGGCCAGTCTGGAGGAATTGAGAGTCCAGATAAAAAATGAGGTTGAGAAGACCGAGCCCAACAAAGTAATGATTGAAAAACTGATGCAAACAACCTTTGCACTGCGTCGCCATGAGATCGTTCAAGAAAACCCAATGGTGAAGGACTTCTTAGAGAAATGGCCAGCTCTGCGATTTCACTCACAG GTTTGTGCGGAGTTCCACCGAGTcacaaacatcaacctgcagaaaCAGTTCTATGCTGAACTTGACAGACACACACCACGACTTATGGCTCTATACAGACAGAAGGCCACATGCACTGGCAAGATATCGGAGGCTCTGCGAAACTTTCTGAATCATTATGATCATCAG GAAGCACCTGATGTCGATGTGAAACGGACTGCAGTGCTACGTGCCCTTCCAGTATACCTGCGGGAGGAAGACCCAGAATTCTTTAAGACATGTGAT GCGGGCACGCTGGATGAGACGAACCTGACTGACACTCCAGTTGCCCTTCTCACAGTGGTTGCTGACGGCTCTGCTGAGACCAGTCCAGTCCATTTCAGTCCTTCAAGCATGGCTGTTGTGGTGGAAGGCGACTTGGTGATCCGTGATATTGCCAGATTTGCTGATGCATATGCCTTATTGTTTGGCTTGATCTATGCTCTGCATTTGGACTACCCCAGGAAACTAGTTCACACATTCACCTTTGTCCAGAAAGTCTTCATGGGGCTTGATGATGGCAAACCACTGAAACCCAGCCTTCATGCTCTTAGAAATGATTTGTTACAGAGTGAGTAG